The following proteins come from a genomic window of bacterium:
- a CDS encoding OmpA family protein, whose amino-acid sequence MKKTAAILSFLFIIGTVFFAVSAENSDKDFQWWPTDAKPGPVKDDDRGGYWWWPDYPGQIRPYGNRGFIYVNKIIPGSEGEPAIVIKKIFKNVKVYFDTDKADIRNDAVPVLETGVTLLRKNPRSAVLITGNCDARGKEAYNILLGEKRGEAVKNYMIQHGVPEERIRIVSKGKLNAVAPVGDIEGMQKDRNAQFMVADIIEVPMTEWTKAAMKDVKEIAPEVRVEIKEYTVQKGDTLWKISEKVYGDPTRWTRIFDANKDKLKSPNDLKVGQVLNVPLN is encoded by the coding sequence ATGAAAAAAACAGCTGCTATTCTGTCGTTTCTGTTTATTATAGGAACAGTTTTTTTTGCGGTTTCTGCCGAAAATTCGGATAAAGATTTTCAATGGTGGCCTACGGATGCCAAACCCGGTCCTGTAAAAGATGATGACCGCGGGGGATACTGGTGGTGGCCGGATTATCCGGGGCAGATCAGGCCTTACGGCAACAGGGGTTTTATATATGTGAATAAAATAATTCCCGGCTCCGAAGGGGAACCGGCGATAGTCATAAAAAAAATATTCAAGAATGTGAAAGTTTATTTTGATACAGACAAAGCCGACATAAGAAATGACGCCGTTCCCGTGCTTGAAACAGGAGTGACACTTCTGCGCAAGAACCCCCGGAGCGCCGTTCTTATAACGGGAAATTGCGACGCTAGAGGCAAAGAAGCTTATAACATACTGCTGGGCGAAAAAAGAGGCGAAGCTGTTAAAAATTATATGATACAGCACGGTGTTCCTGAAGAAAGAATACGCATAGTAAGCAAGGGAAAATTAAATGCGGTTGCTCCCGTCGGCGACATAGAAGGGATGCAGAAAGACAGGAACGCGCAGTTTATGGTGGCTGATATAATTGAAGTCCCGATGACGGAATGGACAAAAGCCGCGATGAAAGATGTAAAGGAAATAGCCCCCGAAGTCAGGGTTGAAATTAAAGAATACACTGTCCAAAAAGGGGACACACTTTGGAAAATATCCGAGAAAGTTTACGGCGATCCCACAAGGTGGACCAGGATATTTGACGCGAATAAAGATAAGCTTAAAAGCCCGAACGACCTGAAAGTGGGGCAGGTCTTGAATGTCCCGCTTAATTAA
- a CDS encoding PTS sugar transporter subunit IIA: protein MKKDISQYLDRKNVIFLKASAKKEALSELTDALARNPGISDKKELEEGIWRREKLMSTGIGLGIAVPHVRIKSVQEPVLAVGLSSEGIKDYESLDNNPVKIIIMIAAGEKQHAMYISLLSAVTSVLKEASVREKILSSASTEEIYVTLTGS, encoded by the coding sequence ATGAAAAAAGACATATCGCAATATCTTGACAGAAAAAACGTTATTTTCCTTAAAGCGTCCGCAAAGAAAGAGGCTTTATCGGAATTAACCGACGCGCTTGCGCGAAATCCGGGGATTTCGGATAAAAAGGAACTTGAAGAGGGGATATGGCGGCGCGAAAAACTTATGAGCACGGGAATCGGACTGGGCATAGCGGTGCCCCATGTCCGCATTAAATCCGTGCAGGAACCGGTGTTAGCGGTCGGACTGTCTTCCGAAGGGATAAAAGACTACGAATCCCTGGACAACAATCCTGTTAAGATAATAATCATGATAGCCGCCGGCGAAAAACAGCATGCCATGTACATAAGCCTGCTTTCAGCGGTAACCTCTGTTCTCAAAGAAGCATCCGTCAGAGAAAAAATCCTTTCGAGCGCTTCAACCGAAGAAATATACGTTACCTTGACAGGAAGTTGA
- a CDS encoding cation:proton antiporter, producing the protein MNTMNTLCGINLISPGTNLNLMLLLGICILAGTVGARIFQRLKIPQVVGYIVIGLIIGEAGLKVISAETIEVLRPLTYFALGIIGFIIGGELKTDLFRKFGKQFFAMVIGEGMGAFLIVTPVTALFVWLTTGNFALSIAISIVIGAISSATDPASTIQVLWEYKTRGLLTTAVMAIVALDDALALTLYAFATNIADIFIGKTSISISHSIFQFSYELFGAAALGVIFGYILKKSFRYLNEHDKMLPFSIGLILVTIGCSSVFNLDIILSSMFFGITTVNLIPKRSEETFELVKKFAPPIYVLFFVFVGARLQLSHLTFMIAIIAVIYIIGRSFGKIIGAYIGAKFSGASDTVKKYSGLCLFTQGGVAVGLSIMAGQKFSPEIADIIITVVTTTTLVVQLIGPSFVKYAVKKAGEIGLNLTEEELIATYKVKDIMDINPPAIRTNSVLGDILKTFSKSDYFAYPVIDSENMLAGFITFQEVKHVLTTTGLDTLLLAHDIMNPVIDITTPETPLKEALGQMKQTNTNFICAVENAQSKKLAGFLELNKVNMKIAEELISRRKKAEGIV; encoded by the coding sequence ATGAATACTATGAATACATTGTGCGGGATCAACCTTATATCTCCCGGAACAAACCTGAATCTGATGCTTCTGCTCGGCATCTGCATACTTGCGGGCACGGTGGGAGCCCGCATATTCCAACGCCTTAAGATACCCCAGGTGGTAGGCTATATTGTCATAGGCCTCATAATCGGGGAAGCCGGGTTAAAGGTTATCTCCGCCGAAACAATAGAAGTTTTAAGGCCCCTCACTTATTTCGCCCTCGGGATAATAGGTTTTATAATAGGAGGGGAATTAAAAACAGACCTTTTCAGGAAGTTCGGGAAGCAGTTCTTTGCAATGGTTATCGGGGAAGGGATGGGGGCTTTCCTGATTGTAACACCGGTTACCGCGCTGTTCGTCTGGCTTACAACCGGTAATTTCGCCCTGAGCATTGCCATATCCATAGTAATCGGGGCAATTTCATCGGCTACAGACCCCGCCTCTACAATCCAGGTTTTATGGGAATATAAAACCCGGGGACTCCTGACCACCGCCGTCATGGCAATAGTCGCGCTTGATGACGCTCTGGCCCTTACCCTGTATGCCTTTGCCACAAACATCGCCGACATCTTTATCGGAAAAACTTCCATAAGCATATCCCATTCTATATTCCAGTTTTCATATGAGTTGTTCGGCGCGGCGGCGCTCGGCGTAATATTCGGCTATATATTAAAAAAATCTTTCAGATACCTCAATGAACATGACAAGATGCTGCCTTTTTCAATCGGACTGATCCTTGTGACCATAGGATGTTCCAGCGTGTTCAACCTGGATATAATCCTTTCCTCGATGTTTTTTGGAATAACAACCGTCAATCTAATACCTAAAAGAAGCGAAGAAACATTTGAACTGGTTAAAAAGTTCGCGCCGCCCATATATGTGCTGTTTTTTGTATTTGTGGGAGCCAGGCTGCAGCTTTCACACCTCACATTCATGATTGCAATAATAGCGGTTATATATATCATAGGGAGAAGCTTCGGCAAGATAATCGGAGCCTATATAGGAGCAAAATTCTCGGGGGCTTCGGATACCGTCAAAAAATATTCCGGATTATGCCTTTTCACGCAAGGCGGCGTCGCGGTAGGGTTATCCATTATGGCCGGGCAGAAATTCAGCCCCGAAATAGCTGACATCATTATAACCGTTGTGACCACAACCACCCTGGTTGTCCAGCTGATAGGGCCTTCTTTTGTGAAATACGCGGTAAAGAAAGCGGGGGAAATAGGCCTGAATCTAACCGAAGAAGAGTTAATCGCAACTTATAAAGTCAAAGATATAATGGATATAAACCCGCCGGCCATAAGAACCAACTCCGTATTGGGGGATATATTAAAAACTTTCAGTAAAAGCGATTATTTTGCCTATCCGGTCATTGATTCCGAAAACATGCTCGCCGGGTTTATAACCTTCCAGGAAGTAAAACACGTGCTTACGACAACCGGACTTGATACGCTTCTGCTCGCGCACGATATAATGAATCCGGTCATAGACATCACAACACCGGAAACTCCGCTTAAAGAAGCGCTTGGACAGATGAAACAGACAAACACAAATTTCATCTGCGCCGTAGAAAATGCGCAAAGCAAAAAGCTTGCGGGTTTTCTTGAACTGAACAAGGTAAATATGAAGATTGCCGAAGAGCTGATTTCGCGAAGGAAAAAAGCTGAAGGCATAGTTTGA
- the mutT gene encoding 8-oxo-dGTP diphosphatase MutT translates to MKPVINVCAAIIAQNSKFLLAQRPAGSHLELQWEFPGGKIMPGETPEHCIQRELKEELAIEAEAVKHFDSVLFAYPEKDVQISFYICKIKSGTPQPLQCASFAWIKPEEINIADLVPADRVILPKLLKFMEPGNPSL, encoded by the coding sequence ATGAAACCCGTTATAAATGTCTGCGCGGCGATTATCGCGCAAAATTCGAAATTTCTCCTTGCGCAGCGGCCCGCGGGCTCCCACCTTGAATTACAATGGGAATTTCCCGGCGGGAAAATAATGCCCGGGGAAACGCCGGAACACTGCATACAAAGAGAGCTTAAGGAAGAGCTTGCCATTGAGGCCGAAGCGGTAAAACACTTTGATTCAGTCTTGTTTGCCTATCCCGAGAAAGATGTGCAGATAAGTTTTTATATATGCAAAATAAAAAGCGGAACGCCGCAGCCGCTGCAGTGCGCATCTTTCGCATGGATAAAACCGGAAGAGATAAATATTGCCGATTTAGTTCCGGCAGACAGGGTTATCCTGCCTAAACTGTTGAAATTCATGGAGCCCGGCAATCCGTCTCTTTAA
- a CDS encoding class I SAM-dependent methyltransferase, with protein MPKSKTELKTDENPSRSVEVFTEYAIKNNFNMSGNMFEPLCGSGSNGIVFARMNINFFGLDPDMERLKEFRAKASFENLLGNVHLYNQDVAKTFPFEDDFFDFVLDISTSSTFIKEDALLFYSSEITRVLKPGGRLMISYFSGDDGGLKKPKKSSSPDIFSSKINDKPIRVFSPPDFREIYNLKLIPRFQTKVEYEETAGGKKLNRKLFVMILEKF; from the coding sequence ATGCCAAAGAGCAAGACAGAGCTAAAAACGGATGAAAATCCTTCCCGTTCAGTTGAAGTATTTACTGAATACGCAATAAAAAATAATTTTAATATGTCCGGTAATATGTTTGAACCTCTATGCGGCTCCGGTTCAAACGGGATAGTTTTCGCTAGAATGAACATAAATTTCTTCGGACTTGACCCGGATATGGAGCGTCTTAAAGAATTCCGGGCAAAAGCGTCTTTTGAAAATCTGCTGGGAAATGTCCATCTTTATAACCAGGATGTCGCCAAAACTTTCCCTTTTGAAGATGATTTCTTCGATTTTGTGCTTGATATATCAACGTCATCAACATTTATAAAGGAGGATGCTCTCCTTTTTTACTCATCGGAAATAACACGCGTCCTTAAGCCCGGGGGGAGGTTGATGATATCATACTTTTCCGGGGATGACGGCGGGCTGAAGAAACCGAAAAAATCCTCTTCTCCCGATATATTCAGCAGCAAAATAAATGATAAGCCGATCAGGGTTTTCTCACCGCCGGATTTCAGGGAAATCTACAACCTGAAACTTATTCCCAGATTCCAGACTAAAGTTGAATACGAAGAAACGGCGGGCGGGAAAAAACTCAACAGGAAACTTTTTGTAATGATACTGGAAAAATTCTGA
- a CDS encoding AEC family transporter: MQNFISAFQQSFTSVISIFFIGILGFYILKKGILGECCLKTLSDLVINITVPCLIFNTIVENLKPSDLFKMWIFPVMAIVIFVTALLIAYLYTLADKSIKENSGVFKALVSLQNSLFLPLPIITLFFEGEQETIMLVALFLYGLVNGLLTYIFAPLLMSVRGKERISTFKLVLNMPTLATVFSIIFVFLRLRQFIPHFIQYPIELVGNATVPLIMISIGGFVLVYFRKKPKINYPFIIKTVVFKLFVLPAVFLGLILFFRPEESVSFMLIIQASMPPATVLPLLARVYGGNHELLSQCLIYNLLVTIISFPLFISVFKALL; this comes from the coding sequence ATGCAGAATTTTATCTCCGCTTTTCAGCAAAGCTTCACATCCGTCATTTCCATTTTCTTCATAGGAATACTCGGGTTCTATATACTTAAGAAAGGTATTTTAGGCGAATGCTGCCTGAAAACCTTAAGCGATCTGGTGATAAATATCACTGTTCCGTGCCTTATTTTCAACACTATAGTTGAAAACCTTAAACCGTCCGACCTTTTTAAAATGTGGATATTTCCCGTTATGGCAATCGTAATTTTCGTAACGGCTCTTTTAATCGCTTATCTTTATACCCTGGCCGATAAATCAATAAAGGAAAATAGCGGCGTTTTCAAGGCCCTGGTATCTCTTCAAAATTCACTTTTCCTGCCGCTGCCGATAATAACCCTGTTCTTCGAAGGAGAACAGGAAACAATAATGCTTGTGGCGCTTTTTCTCTACGGTTTGGTAAACGGCCTTCTGACATACATATTCGCGCCTCTGCTGATGTCCGTCCGCGGCAAAGAACGTATTTCCACTTTCAAGCTGGTGCTCAACATGCCCACCCTGGCTACCGTCTTTTCGATAATCTTTGTTTTTCTCAGGCTGAGACAGTTCATCCCCCATTTTATCCAATATCCGATTGAACTGGTGGGAAACGCGACCGTGCCTCTGATAATGATATCCATAGGGGGGTTTGTCCTTGTCTACTTCAGGAAAAAGCCGAAAATCAATTACCCGTTTATAATAAAGACCGTGGTCTTTAAATTATTTGTCCTGCCCGCGGTATTTCTGGGGCTGATTCTTTTTTTCAGGCCGGAAGAATCCGTAAGCTTTATGCTTATAATACAGGCTTCCATGCCGCCGGCAACCGTATTGCCGCTCCTTGCGCGGGTGTACGGCGGAAATCACGAACTTTTGAGCCAGTGCCTGATTTATAACCTTCTTGTCACAATTATAAGCTTTCCCCTGTTCATCAGCGTTTTTAAAGCGCTGTTATAA
- the nth gene encoding endonuclease III, with protein MELKDRAKKIYGLLLKEYPDAKTALNFSTPLQLLVATILSAQCTDERVNIVTPRLFKKYRTAAAFANAARHELEQEIKSTGFFRNKAKNIIACCKGIVEKHGGKVPSAMEELTGLPGIGRKTANVILGNVFGIPGIVVDTHVIRLSGRIGLTKEKDPVKIEFDLMKILDKTKWTMFSHLLIFHGRRVCRARRPVCYKCSIAKICSYPEKTEKP; from the coding sequence ATGGAACTGAAGGACAGAGCCAAGAAAATATACGGTTTGCTTTTAAAAGAATATCCGGACGCTAAAACAGCGCTTAACTTCTCTACCCCGCTTCAGCTGCTGGTTGCCACCATATTATCCGCCCAGTGCACGGATGAGAGGGTTAATATCGTTACCCCGCGCTTGTTTAAGAAATATCGAACCGCCGCGGCATTCGCAAATGCGGCGCGGCATGAACTCGAACAGGAAATTAAAAGCACGGGTTTTTTCAGGAACAAAGCAAAAAATATTATTGCCTGCTGCAAAGGTATTGTGGAGAAACACGGGGGAAAGGTTCCGTCTGCAATGGAAGAGCTGACCGGGCTGCCGGGTATCGGACGGAAAACGGCAAATGTCATACTCGGAAATGTTTTCGGGATTCCGGGCATAGTTGTAGACACTCATGTCATAAGGCTGTCCGGCAGGATCGGCCTGACAAAGGAAAAAGACCCGGTAAAGATAGAATTTGATTTAATGAAAATCCTGGATAAAACTAAGTGGACTATGTTTTCCCACCTGCTTATTTTTCACGGCAGGAGGGTGTGCAGGGCCCGCAGGCCTGTTTGTTATAAATGCAGTATCGCTAAAATATGTTCTTATCCCGAAAAAACAGAAAAACCCTGA
- the polX gene encoding DNA polymerase/3'-5' exonuclease PolX gives MDKDRLAELLESIGTLLELKGENPFKVRAYHNAARAIGQYHGPLEKAVKEGSLSGIPGIGKGLSERIEEFSETGHIKYYDELKGSIPAGMTEMLSIEGLGPKKIRAIYEKLGIKTVRGLEEACRKNKIASLDGFGGKTQENILKGIQYLSSNRNKFLVSDALREAVRIQGLLKKKGKGNIKRIEIAGSLRRKKELIGDIDIVAGASDSEKVMNIFASLEGVKDVIAGGGTKTSVKLDMGINADIRVVSDKEFPYALHHFTGSKEHNTAMRSLAKAKNMKMNEYGLFRKGKNIPCKNEKDIFTALGLSFIPPELREDRGEIEAASNGKIPRLVEEKDIKGLLHVHTSYSDGSTALEDMAAETKKRGYSYIGICDHSKSAYYAGGLNEDKLRKQWEEIDSLNAKTKNLRIFKGIEVDIFPDGSIDYDKAVLEKFDFVIASIHTKFKMTKEDMTERIIKAVKNPYTTMIGHLTGRLLLTREGYEVDVEKIIEACSSEGKSIELNSHPQRLDLDWRFCKLAKECGVPVSINPDAHNAGGLDDIIYGVGAARKGWLEKKDVLNTMSADEIKKFFDNIKKR, from the coding sequence ATGGATAAAGACAGATTAGCGGAATTATTGGAAAGTATCGGAACGCTTTTAGAGCTTAAAGGTGAAAATCCTTTTAAGGTCAGAGCCTATCATAACGCCGCAAGAGCGATAGGACAGTACCATGGTCCGCTGGAAAAAGCCGTGAAAGAAGGAAGTCTTTCCGGCATACCGGGCATAGGCAAAGGCTTGTCTGAAAGGATAGAAGAATTTTCAGAGACCGGACATATCAAATACTATGATGAGCTTAAGGGCTCGATTCCAGCGGGAATGACGGAGATGCTTTCCATAGAAGGGCTTGGGCCAAAAAAAATCCGGGCGATTTATGAAAAGCTCGGGATAAAAACCGTGCGGGGCCTGGAAGAAGCATGCAGGAAAAACAAAATAGCGTCTTTAGACGGGTTTGGCGGCAAAACGCAGGAAAACATCCTCAAGGGAATTCAGTACCTCAGCTCGAACCGGAATAAATTCCTGGTATCCGACGCGTTGCGGGAAGCGGTCAGGATACAGGGCCTTCTGAAGAAAAAGGGAAAGGGCAATATTAAGAGAATAGAAATAGCGGGGAGCTTAAGGAGAAAAAAAGAATTGATAGGCGATATAGATATTGTCGCCGGCGCGTCTGATTCCGAAAAGGTTATGAACATTTTCGCGTCTTTGGAAGGCGTGAAGGATGTTATAGCCGGGGGCGGCACAAAGACCAGCGTTAAACTGGACATGGGGATAAATGCCGATATAAGGGTTGTGTCGGATAAGGAATTCCCGTACGCTCTGCATCATTTTACCGGAAGCAAGGAGCATAACACGGCAATGAGGTCTCTGGCCAAAGCAAAAAACATGAAAATGAACGAATACGGCCTGTTCAGGAAAGGTAAAAATATCCCGTGCAAAAATGAGAAAGATATATTTACCGCCCTGGGTTTATCTTTTATTCCGCCCGAACTAAGAGAAGACAGGGGTGAAATAGAAGCGGCTTCAAACGGGAAAATACCCCGCCTTGTCGAAGAAAAAGACATAAAAGGCCTTCTTCATGTCCATACTTCTTATTCGGACGGGTCGACTGCGCTTGAGGATATGGCGGCCGAAACAAAAAAGAGAGGCTATTCATATATCGGAATATGCGATCACTCAAAAAGCGCTTATTATGCCGGCGGATTGAACGAGGATAAACTCAGGAAACAATGGGAAGAGATAGACTCGTTGAACGCGAAAACCAAAAACCTCAGGATATTCAAAGGCATTGAAGTCGATATTTTCCCCGACGGCAGCATAGATTACGATAAAGCCGTGCTTGAAAAATTCGATTTTGTGATTGCTTCCATTCACACAAAATTTAAGATGACAAAGGAAGATATGACTGAAAGAATAATAAAAGCGGTTAAAAACCCATATACAACAATGATCGGACATCTGACGGGGAGGCTTTTGCTGACGCGGGAAGGGTACGAAGTTGATGTTGAAAAAATAATAGAAGCATGTTCTTCGGAAGGGAAATCCATAGAACTTAATTCTCATCCCCAGAGACTTGACCTGGACTGGAGATTCTGTAAACTGGCGAAGGAATGCGGCGTACCCGTATCAATCAATCCCGATGCCCATAATGCCGGCGGCCTGGATGATATAATTTACGGCGTGGGAGCCGCGAGAAAAGGCTGGCTTGAGAAAAAAGATGTTTTGAATACTATGTCGGCCGATGAAATTAAGAAATTTTTCGATAATATTAAAAAGCGGTAA
- the folE gene encoding GTP cyclohydrolase I FolE, translated as MEKLIEQLLKELGEDPKREGLAKTPLRVKESLLFLTKGYREDPNKLLSESVYEEKYDEMVILKDIEMFSMCEHHLLPFYGKCHVAYLPDKKVIGLSKIPRLVEIYSRRLQVQERLTTQIAQTLQDVIKPLGVAVVIEAFHLCMAMRGVEKQNAYCTTSAMLGAFRSNSKTRMEFINLLGARKNF; from the coding sequence ATGGAAAAACTCATAGAACAACTTTTAAAAGAACTCGGCGAAGACCCGAAAAGAGAGGGCCTGGCCAAAACTCCTTTAAGGGTAAAAGAGTCTCTTCTATTCCTGACAAAAGGGTATAGGGAAGACCCGAATAAACTCCTGTCAGAATCCGTGTATGAGGAAAAATATGATGAAATGGTCATTCTGAAGGATATAGAAATGTTCAGCATGTGTGAACACCACCTGCTGCCGTTCTACGGCAAATGCCATGTCGCGTACCTGCCGGATAAAAAGGTCATAGGATTGTCTAAAATACCAAGGCTCGTTGAAATTTACAGCCGCAGGCTTCAGGTGCAGGAAAGACTGACCACCCAAATCGCGCAAACCCTTCAGGATGTAATAAAACCGCTCGGAGTGGCCGTAGTCATAGAAGCCTTTCATCTCTGCATGGCAATGAGAGGGGTGGAAAAACAAAACGCGTACTGCACTACAAGCGCGATGCTCGGCGCTTTCCGGTCGAACAGCAAAACAAGGATGGAATTTATCAACCTGCTCGGGGCAAGAAAGAACTTTTAA
- a CDS encoding cytochrome c biogenesis protein CcdA, with protein sequence MEQEINVTYFLAFFYGFLSFLSPCIFPLIPSYISFMTGTSIDQLSSSGNRLKNLLTMIFSSLLFILGFSLVFISLGASASIIGTAFFGAKRIIEIIGGLLLIVLGIHMSRLVNIPFLNFEKKIHIRKKPFGFLGSFALGLVFAAGWTPCLGPLAAAVITFASQTKSISQAVLLMLIFSLGIGLPFMIVSVGLQSFLQFSSFLKKYLGKIQVASGVLILLTGILFISGKFELLTSFITNLFY encoded by the coding sequence ATGGAACAGGAAATAAATGTTACATACTTTCTGGCATTTTTTTACGGGTTCCTGTCTTTTCTTTCGCCCTGCATTTTCCCTCTTATCCCGTCCTATATATCTTTTATGACAGGAACTTCGATTGACCAGTTGTCATCTTCGGGCAACAGGTTGAAAAATCTTCTGACCATGATCTTCAGTTCCCTGCTTTTCATACTCGGATTTTCCCTGGTATTCATCAGCCTGGGCGCCTCAGCTTCAATAATAGGGACAGCATTTTTCGGCGCTAAAAGAATTATTGAAATCATAGGCGGCCTGCTGCTTATCGTGCTCGGTATCCATATGAGCAGGCTGGTAAACATACCTTTTCTTAATTTCGAAAAAAAAATCCATATCAGGAAAAAACCTTTCGGTTTTCTCGGCTCTTTTGCTTTAGGCCTTGTTTTCGCGGCGGGATGGACACCGTGTCTCGGGCCGCTTGCCGCGGCGGTTATAACATTCGCAAGCCAGACTAAAAGTATTTCCCAGGCTGTCTTGTTAATGCTGATTTTCTCGCTGGGAATAGGGCTGCCTTTTATGATCGTATCGGTCGGGCTGCAGAGTTTTCTTCAATTCAGCTCTTTCCTGAAAAAATACCTTGGCAAAATCCAGGTAGCATCAGGCGTGCTTATACTGCTTACGGGAATCCTGTTTATCAGCGGCAAATTTGAACTGCTGACATCCTTTATAACCAATCTTTTTTATTAA